In one Candidatus Zixiibacteriota bacterium genomic region, the following are encoded:
- the sucC gene encoding ADP-forming succinate--CoA ligase subunit beta codes for MRLYEYEGKELFAKFKIPVPKGKIATTPAEAEKAATELNVPVVLKSQVLTGGRGKAGGVKIANTPAEAGALAAQLFQLKIKGYPVEKLLVEPKLDIKKEIYIGVTIDRTNYKLVVIASGEGGVDIEITAEKSPEKIVKKSLDIDEELYGFDAIEIAKRIGIGSDLIKDGSAIITNLYKLFKKYDAKLAEINPLIITADNKLIAADSRISLDDDATFRHPELSEMGIEKRHEEGEMTPREMRAKADDIPYLDLDGDIGMFPGGAGFGIMGNDFIQYYGGKPANFMDSGGGPTPERLAKMLVLLDENPGVKAIFGARFGGISHCDDFAKGVVMFLKEHGLSKPMVMRMTGNMWQEGVRIFETAKKENPQLFRNIEFHGIETPIEEIAKRAVELSKQAGGK; via the coding sequence ATGAGACTTTACGAGTACGAAGGCAAAGAGCTCTTTGCCAAATTTAAGATACCTGTTCCCAAAGGGAAAATTGCGACAACGCCGGCCGAGGCCGAAAAGGCTGCAACGGAGCTGAATGTCCCGGTGGTGCTTAAATCGCAGGTGCTGACCGGCGGGCGCGGTAAAGCGGGCGGGGTTAAGATCGCCAATACTCCGGCTGAGGCCGGAGCGCTGGCGGCGCAACTGTTCCAGCTCAAAATCAAGGGATATCCGGTCGAGAAACTTCTGGTGGAACCGAAACTCGATATTAAAAAAGAGATATATATCGGCGTCACGATCGATCGCACTAATTACAAACTGGTTGTTATCGCCTCCGGCGAGGGAGGTGTCGATATCGAAATCACGGCCGAGAAATCGCCGGAGAAGATTGTCAAAAAGTCGCTGGATATCGATGAGGAACTTTATGGTTTTGATGCCATCGAAATCGCCAAGAGGATCGGTATCGGCTCCGACCTGATCAAGGATGGCTCGGCTATTATCACCAACCTGTACAAACTCTTCAAGAAGTATGATGCCAAACTGGCCGAAATTAATCCTCTGATCATCACGGCCGACAATAAATTGATTGCCGCCGACAGCCGGATATCGCTCGATGATGATGCCACCTTCCGCCATCCGGAACTGTCCGAGATGGGAATCGAAAAACGCCACGAGGAAGGGGAGATGACGCCGCGCGAAATGCGGGCTAAAGCGGATGATATACCATATCTCGACCTCGACGGCGATATCGGGATGTTTCCCGGGGGTGCCGGTTTCGGAATCATGGGGAATGATTTTATCCAGTACTATGGCGGCAAGCCGGCCAATTTCATGGATTCCGGCGGCGGGCCGACGCCGGAGCGGCTGGCAAAAATGCTGGTGCTCCTCGATGAAAATCCCGGTGTCAAAGCAATTTTCGGCGCGCGATTCGGCGGGATTTCACATTGCGATGATTTTGCCAAAGGGGTCGTAATGTTCCTGAAAGAGCATGGGCTTTCCAAGCCGATGGTGATGCGAATGACCGGCAACATGTGGCAGGAGGGGGTGCGGATTTTCGAAACGGCCAAAAAAGAAAATCCGCAGTTGTTCCGGAATATCGAATTCCACGGGATCGAGACGCCGATTGAGGAGATTGCCAAGAGGGCGGTGGAATTATCGAAACAGGCGGGAGGTAAGTGA